From Triticum aestivum cultivar Chinese Spring chromosome 4A, IWGSC CS RefSeq v2.1, whole genome shotgun sequence, a single genomic window includes:
- the LOC123081976 gene encoding uncharacterized protein isoform X2 has translation MDCSFVKDTFIDATDTMVKRALEGLNDSTLGDPKRRIMLESVSQTLPTQVPEVAKVHAMLVGLIDLSKKLQVGQTELTKGSERDEHAAAEVELKIKSDHEVSKAAIGDLSNLDKKCAKMEVQEAALKVQLEEATASLQKLKLEREQCRQAHNAHQSELKDLVKSLQDTNAGKRTRLAEFEQKTAKLKIEASQLLNSLQNWRAP, from the coding sequence ATGGACTGCAGCTTTGTCAAAGACACATTTATAGATGCCACAGATACTATGGTGAAACGAGCCCTCGAAGGACTGAACGACTCTACCCTTGGTGATCCCAAGCGACGCATCATGCTTGAGAGCGTTTCTCAGACGCTGCCCACGCAAGTACCTGAGGTAGCTAAGGTGCATGCCATGTTGGTCGGGCTTATTGACCTTTCCAAGAAATTGCAGGTTGGCCAGACTGAGCTCACAAAGGGATCCGAGCGAGATGAACATGCTGCTGCTGAAGTCGAGCTTAAAATTAAGTCCGATCATGAAGTTTCCAAGGCTGCGATTGGGGACTTATCTAACCTAGACAAGAAGTGTGCTAAAATGGAGGTGCAGGAAGCGGCGCTTAAGGTGCAGCTTGAGGAGGCTACCGCCAGTTTGCAGAAGCTTAAACTAGAGAGGGAACAGTGCCGACAAGCACATAATGCTCATCAATCTGAACTGAAGGACTTGGTGAAGAGTCTACAGGACACCAACGCCGGCAAGCGTACAAGGCTTGCTGAATTTGAACAAAAGACGGCAAAATTAAAGATTGAAGCAAGTCAGTTGTTGAACAGCCTGCAGAACTGGCGAGCTCCTTGA